CGACATCGCCGCTGACAGCTCAGGAGCCATGGTACAAGCAGCACGACAAACTGCACATAGTAGAAAAGGGGATTCGTGAGCGATGACTGCATGGCTGCCGCTCTCCCGTGCCCACTCCTTTTGCTGCGAGCGTCGGCTTGAGCATGATTTAAGGCGAGCCGGAGCTTAAAAGGCATTTGGCCGCACACTGCATGGGCTATGGGTGTACACCCAAGTTTGAATGGTGCACCGTTGTAGGTAATACTAACGATAGAACCATAACGGAAATTATCGAACTAACTGGAGATGATACGTTGCAGTCCCAAATGCGTCTGTGTACCTGCGATTGTTCTATCTGAGAAGGAATTGAAGCTTTTAAACATAGAACGTGGAAGTTTCCTCACATAGCATGCGTATAATGTTCGTTTTGCTGTACAATTATTTGTGTGTATTTCGTGTTTGtattgtattttttatttttgtattgcATTTTTGACTCGTTACTAATTTTTTGAGTTGTTGTTATCCATGAACTGTATGAAAGCAcctatttcaaaaaaaaaaaaaaacaccagttGAAAAGAAGACATGCCTTTTTGTGTGCAACCAGCATGAAGCGCACACTGTCAACCGATTTATACACTTTAAGAGTGCAAACTGATGTATATCTCACATCTTTACACCTCTGCAGGCGCAAGGATGTGAGTAATAAGCAGAAAATACCGTGAAGGGTACACATTGGTTTACAGTGCCGATTTCAGAGGTGGGTTGCAAAAATATCAGCGCCGACTAGACACATCAACACGGTATAGATATATGCCCAGAAGGTGTGCTCTCACGTGTGCGCGCAGCTGGTGCTCTTTTTCaccccttctttctctcttttagtCCCATTATCTACTTCTCTTTGCGCCGGATAGCAAACCGGCCGGGCATCTGATTAACTTATCTGCCTTTCTTTATTACCTCTCTTTATGTCTGCTTGCATGCCTAGGGTACGAAGAAATTCAACGTCTTATGACTTCAGCGGTCGAACGACTTTCAGTGTAGTATGTCAAATAAACTTTGTTCGGAGAACTTAGCGATATGACCCAAGACTGTAGCTCTGCTTCCTTTAAGATACGGAGCTGTTAACGCCACATTTTGTCCCCATGGTCACTTATTCGCGAATACACTTATGACGAGGATTTCTCGGCGAACGAGTGTCACCTGAGCCTTTTAGCCACAGTCACCATGTATTCATGCATCACAATGGGTGCAAATTTCCATATTTCCAGAAAGGACCATTCGGGAACTGCAAAAAGCCGTCGTGCTTACTTAGTGGCAATGGCGCTGCGCTCCTAAAcctgagggcgcgggatcgaatcccagccacggcggccccatttctaTGGCCGTGAAATGCAAGAATCACCCGTGTAcagtgcattgggtacacgttaaagaacctacatggtcaaaattattccggagtccctcactacggtgtgcctcatacgGAAATCTTGGTTAAGCACCTAAATTCCAAGAATCTTTAAATGTTTTTTAGTGTAGTATAGAAAATGTTAAGCCTTTAAAGAAGACTGGGCAAAAGAAGAAGCGAATTATTGCCGTGATATAAATTGGCGATTCGTATCGTGAGCTCACGCCAAAATTCAAATTTCATCGCAAGGTATTTGACTTCGATAACATTTTTAGCGTCAGCGGATGAGGACAGAAGGAAGACGTTGACAACGCAATGCGCTAACTTTAATATTTTATGTTGGTGGGTGTAATCCAAGGAAACAATGAATTTCCAATTAAATACAATTTCATTGCTCCACACCTGAACAATACGTCAAACTTGAGCTTTCCAAAAAGTTCGTTTGTTTATCTAACTGGTCGACAGACCTGTTACACCGCTTTGACCACTCTGATTGATAGCATGTGCTTCAATAATTTCGCCCACATCTTTATCTCTGATCCTGGCGAGAACTACACAATCACTGAACAAAGGATCGCAGCCGCATTCATGACAGTAAACAGACAGATGGCCGTCACGGTAATTTTTCACATTTGGACTAGGCTCTCTTGAGCGGTTATTAAGACACCGTCCAGGCTGTCCTATGTACTTCTTACCACAGGACAGCAGCAACTCGCACACCGCTGTCTCTTCACAATCTACAAAAGGATTTCAATGTCCCATTGGAACACCCAACCGTAGATTTTGGGCACGGGTCTGTCAAGAGACACATTCTGCTTAGTTTTTCTGGAGCTGAAAAGACAACTTTTGTGTTCACGTGACTAGCAATTTTTTTAAGACAGTGTGCCGTCCTGTGTACGTAGGGCACAACCACTACCTTCCGTTTGTTTTGCGTTCATTCATTGGCTGTGTTCCGAGGGCTATTTTCTAAACGACATCGTTTCAGCAAACCCTCTTCTACAGAAACCTGCAGGGATATCGGAACCCTGCTGTATACAACAGTGTCGATTGATTCTTCAGGCATGTGTACTTCATCTAATGGCACGACTTAATTATATAATTTCCAAGACATTGGTTAGTAATGCTCCTTTTAACAGGTTTTGAGCAAACGGAGTTGTACAGTAACAAGGTTTATTAGCTCTAGGCTTAAAAATCCAACCCGCGTGTTGGTCCGAGAACTGCAGCTGGATATCTAAAAACCACAGTGCTTCTTCGGTGAGCGATTCAACTGTAAGTGTTAATGGATTCAGGGCttcagtaaaaaataaaaaaaaatgtttatccACTGAGTGTTCGAAACTGTGTAAGGTTTTTCTAACAGGTCGATAGAgtgagagagagcaaggagaggaaaggcagggaggtcaaccagaagagcgtccggttcgctaccctacactaggggtaagagaaagggggaatagaaagaggaaaatagggagagagtgagtactgagtacacgtgggacgatgtacagggacactataggcggtctcttaaaccgatGCACTTCAAATGTGGACCGTGACTACacccagtgacgggtgtagccacggtccgattATCTtcgactcagagaacggtctcgagccCAGTCCGTTTAAAGTTGCCCTGAGGGAGAGGCGTTGTatgtcgtagcgaggacaggtacacaataggttctcgatggtttcctcgcacctacaggaatcgcacatcgggctctgggcaattcccatacgatatgagtaagcgttcgagTAAGCACTACCaaccacaagcggcacagcaaggttgtttcgctgcGGGAaagctagatggcagttgtagccgtagcaaggggtccaacttatacaatcggcaaaTGAAAGTACgtgaactccagaaagcttgtgattttttgcgtgcaagcagacaaGGTTCCGTGGCAgcgtccgtcctcgccaaaggtattgtacttGTCTGAGTGTCATCGTGGGCAGACctggcagccctgtcagcaatgtcgttgccgacgatgccacagtgagcaggaatttACTGCAAGACTATgatgtgccctgtttccagagcatggtggtgggcttccctgatgtcggatatcatatGCTCGTAaattctgtgatgtaaggcagacttgatgctgtgaagggctgccttagagtcacaaaatatgacccatttctgtgccggctcttcggtgacgtaagTCAAAGCTGCACGGAGGGCAGCAAGTTCTGcagacgtagatgtagtcatatgtgacaatttgaatttaactgcaacttgcttggctggaacgacgaatgcggccgtcgagctggtaggtgaggtcgaaccgtcggtatatatatatgtatgcagtcatgatatgtctggtgcagtaataggagcgtcagtggcttcagagccagcgatggatgattgggtgtcttggtgattccgggaatagtaaaattcaattgaggctgtcgcaggcaccacgggggagatgaaggcttcgccgctgGTATACACTCTTAAtaggcgctaatcacttttgaaaagatcgcttgaggtctctcggcTGGCAGGGAAGCtcagtgatggtcggggatccttgacagatgacgaatgtgcgctctgagggagtcggcagctacgtgtgtctggatcgtatggtctctcgcgatggctattgttggtgttgttgaggtgcaccaaGGCAGCCCTAAAAACGCGCGTaaggcttgaccttgtatgctctccagagtgcgaatgttcgtcttgcatgtatttgacataactggcagactgtaacgaaggagtcccaggaagagtaccctgtacagctgctgCATAGgatggactggtgcaccccaggttttcccgcagagaaatttgaaTACCTGAacaatagcaaataacttcttcagatagacgcagtgaggggtccacgagaggttgcggtcgatgatAACACCCATAAAGCggtgcgtcttaacataggacacagcttgaccgttgatcgaaacgggatacagtgacatttgttttcgcgtaaagccaaccaatgcgcacttttcactagacacactgaggcctcgTTCTCGtggataagacgccgtcatggttgccgcccgttgaagcctggcccgcacctgagggcgAGTCACTGCTGaggcccagatgcagatgtcgtcggcgtatatagagacatgagCTGTCCGTGGTAAATAATCCACAGGTCCTACCAAGACGacgttgaacaatatagggctcaacactccatcctgcggcacaccacggcagatgtaatgttccgaatTTGAGCCGTCTTCAGTCTctaagaaaaagcacctctcagtcaaatagtcccgaatccattgatacatccggccaccaactcccacagcctcaagtgagttcagtatggcctcatgggcgatgtcgtatgctcctttgacattgagaaaaagtgcaactggtaggcacttgaggattttctgttctttgACCCAGGTAATGAGGTCAATAAATTGTCGATGGACGAGTGACCTCGAATAGACCTGTTAGATAAAGAAACAGCTATTTTGGGAAGCTAAGTCAGACGTATTGTACAGGTATGGTGCTGCTCTGCCTGGTGTATAAATTGGTTTATTTCTGGGAATAAATTGTTGAAGTTAGCGCATTGTGTTGTCAACGTCTCCCAACGGTCTCGTCCTCTGGCGCTAAAAATTTTAACCAAGTTAAAGTACGAACGTGTCCAACATACAGCCGTATTTGACTTCATTAAGCAAATATGCAGTCAAACGTTAGCCTGTATATGGGGGAAAGTATTTAATCTCGTTAAATTAGATTTTCATTGCTACCTGAACCGCATTATTTTGTAATTATGCCCATAAACATTTGACGTTGCTAAGGGTGTAGTGCTGTGATTTCCACCCTCAATAAGCATGTTTCTCACACGCAAAACGGCCATTTTGGGCGATGTAAGGGCGTGAGGTATAGGCACATAAGAATACCTATATGGATGTAAATTGGTTTACAGTGAACGACAACAAAAACATCAAACGTGCACTACTCGTACAGGGGTAAGAGAGCCACAAGGTTTATTACACTAGCACGCTCCAAAAGACGTCATAATGCCCTCGATGTCCCGATGGTGTGAGAAGTGTACTACATACGCACAAAACCTAGCATAAATGCATGTGTTTGTAGAGACAAGTTCATACGCAGCTGCCTAGCACCGCTATCAAAATACAATGTAAAGGTTAGAGCACATTGCATTTCTTTCATGAACAAGTTGAGCGGTGCGCAACGCTGTAAATGCGGTGGTCTTATTAATACAAGCCATGTATGTATCGATATTATAGGAGACATACATGGCAGGAGACATATATAAACATGTGGTCACGAATCATGTGACACTGCAGCTTTAAGACTCACACACGTCCACGCGGCGCTGCGCCATCGCATCCCACACTCCTTAGGGCGACAAAGTTCTTGACCTTCGCCTTCTCCTCCCTGTTACCTAACTGTGCAGGTCAGCTGGTGAACCTGATTGGTCGACGTGGCACGCTCTTCGTTGCCGCTGCAGTGTTCATGGCCGGCTGGCTGTGCCTCATGTTCGCGCCGTCCACGACGCTGCTGTTCGTGGGTCGAGTGCTGACCGGCATCGCCGTCGGCATAACCGCCCTGACCGTCGCCGTCTTCATCTCCGAGATCAGTCCCTCGAACATACGCGGCCTGCTCAACACTGGTGCCAACGCGATCCTCTGCGTTGGCATCCTGCTCActttcttcttgggcaagttccTCTCCTACCGCTGGCTGGCCGCCTTTTGCCTCGTGCCCAGCGTTCATCATGGCGCTCGCGCTCTTCTGTGTGCATGAGTCGCCGAGCTGGCTGCTTCAGAAGGGACGCCGCAAGGCTGCCATCGCCTCGCTTCACTTCTACCAGGGTCCCAAGATTGCCGAGGAACTAAGCGCGCTCGACGCGAGCCTGGCCAACCAGCAGCCTTTCACCCTGGCGGACGTAACCATGCCGTACATCTACAAGCCGTTCTTCTGCACGCTTCTGCCGATGTTCATGCAGCAGGCGTCCGCCGTCTGCGTCATTCTCTTCTACGCGCAGGACATATTCGAAGATGCCGGAACATCCATCTCTGCTGACGACTGCACCATCATTGTTGGCGCTCTCCAAGTCGTCGTGCTTTTCGTCGCCACAGCGCTGACCGACCGGCTAGGACGCAAAGTGCTCCTCATCGTCTCTTCTTCGGGATCCAGTGCCAGCCTCGCCCTCctgggcatttccttccaccTGAAAGCCACTCGTGGTCAAGTGTTTCTGGACTCATATGGTTGGTTGCCTCTCGTAGCCATCGCCATATTTTTCGTAGCATACGCCATGGGTCTAGGTCCACTGCCCTGGGTGCTGTTGGGAGAAATGATTCCGCTCAGGGCCAGAGGCTTTGCCACGGGTGTCTGCACGGCGTTCCTGTTTGCGTTAGCCTTCCTTGTCACCAAGTGTTACGACGATCTAGTGAAGCTCATGACCGCGGCGGGAACGTATTGGATGTTCGCGGGACTTCTGGCCGTCTCGCTTGTTTTGTTCATATTTATTGTGCCAGAAACTAAAGGCAAGAGCTTAGAAGAAATAGAGCTCATATTCGGCAAGACCGACTCATCTGCCTCTCTCGACACAATGGACAAAGACGTCGAAATGAATGTGAAGTGAAAAAATCCAAGGAAACTCCCATTCCTCCTGTATAGGACAGTCAGTGTGACATTCCTGCGCATCTGGCGCACAACCGAGTGCTCTGCAAAGGTGCCAAAATGCCTAGTTTTTAGGCAAGTGTTTCGTATGCAAAACCTTCACCTTTAAGTGATTCAGTAACCGCGGCATGAACGTGGTATATTTTTTATTCTTGCTTGCTGGCAATGAGGAGATTGCGCGTATGATTGTTACTACATTGTTGAGAGTAGGTTTTCAGTGAGCGCGTTTTAGTGCTCTGTCAGTCATTTTAAGAAGGGCTGCAGGCTTTTGAGAAGTCCCGAACCATGTTACCTAGTCGGGTTCACCAGAAGAGAGATAATCAGATGCCCCAAATGTGCGTCGACAATCAATATATCTATTTAGTTATTTAAACCGTGCCCTTGACCAGGAGGTTATTCCCAGTGAGATGATATAAAACAAAGTATGACCTTCCCAATTATACTTATCGTTATATCTTCACTTGTGAACTTGATTTAATGGGGAGACTGCGTCGGCACTGCCTAACAAGCGATAAATCCAGTGGCTCCTTAGAGCGACAAGGCTCTTTGCTGAAGGTTACGTGATCGCCGTCAACAAAGTGGCACATAAATAGTAGTAGGAAGTGTATCGCATTTAGTAGGAGGCCCAACTGCTCAATCATATCGGCCAGGAGATGTATGTGCGAGTTATTATGAGAGTGATTATTATTATGAGGGTGAGACTATCTGAGTGATTATGTTAGAGCAGCATGGAGCGATGAGGCTTTAAAATTTACCTTATAAACAAATTAGGAATTGACCATTGAACACGGCTGACACAGGCCAGTGGCATTAGCGATAGATCAGTGACAGTGCGATTATACGCGATTCTTTTCACACTAATAGGAATTACCTTCCTATTATACTTATTTTCATAAACACTAGTTACGAAGCACCCATTTTGTCATAAGTTCAAGTAAGCTAGAGTCGTGTTCTAGTTAGGATTCAGTGAAATGTTACGTCAGAGGACCCTTGTGCTCTTGTAAACGATATACCTTTTACGTGTGCCCGGTTTCAGCGGGGTCCAAGAAGGAGTGCGTGTTTTTAGTACTTAAGTTGTTTGTGTACAAATCCACTTCCTGGCAACAGTAATCGACTAGCTAGTCTGTCTGTTTGTGCAAAgtattttattttgtcgccagtctgTATGTTGCACAGTAGGTGCACAACCAGATGTAATATAACATACAGGGTGATCTTTTCTTTAATGGAATTTTCAGAAATCGCATGTGGCAGGtaacataattcttgtccttgagctgaattattcgaaGAAGCAGACGTTAATTACTAGCACAACAAATTGAATGTCCAttatcaactaattaacaaacattgcgTAATGAGCTTATTAGTTAATTACTTTgggacacatattgcaatttacaaattgtagccggtgagtttggaagacgcattcacttgaaatgaatttacaggatagtaccagtttcgagatattatttcctaaagtgtggaacgaaatacatgggcgttctagttaattgtgtgctccaatgcataaaagagtgttttgttaaaaaagtaagtgaacaacagtgcattttatggcaattttgatggcgcatatctccaaactggagatatgcgccatcactGGAGAaaatctggaaattcattccaagcgaATACACCttgaaaactcaccggctacaattcatgagttgcaatatgtgccgtaaaggtAATAATgcaaaagataattagtgaatttttgttcattagttgaatatttgttttgGTTTCTCGTTGAAGTAAaatccgcctctctgaataatcgagctcgaggactagaattatgttatctgcaactgACTATTTTTACAAATTTAATAAAACTTAATAATGATCGCCCTGTATGTAGGGAGATGGATGGCGTTACACTTAACTTTATCTTATTTTATATTggacctgccgtggttgcttagtggctatggtgttgggctgctaaggacgaggtcgcgggatcaaatcccgaccacggcgaccgcattccgatgggggctaaatgcgaaaacactagtgtacttagatttcggtgcacgttaaggaacccctaggtggtctaaattagtccggagtcccctGCTACAGCGGgcgtcataatcagatggtggtgttggcacgtaaaaccccataattttctaTATATTGTAGTTCATTGTTTACAACTCCTTTCTCTCAGCGCTCTTCTAttctttattgttttttattGCGCTGAAAGTCTTCAGGCTCAGCGTGTACAGTATCGAAACATCGCTGATATACTTCCAGGCCAACATTACGTGGTTGTGTGTACATATGTTTAGCTGGCATTGTTGTTTTCTTTACGGAAAACCCGGCTTCCGATTGGTGGGATAACGGTTATTTAAAAGAATTGATGCCCGCAGAATCCTGAATTGGTTATGTTGCCTAAATGATGCAGTCCTATTGGAAGTTGTTGAGTAATATATTACGTAAATCGTGAAAATTATACGCTGTTAACGGATGGCTGACccattttatttcatttcaatATTTCTTTCTATCGTGGTCACTCCCCGCAAAAGGGGTATTACAATGTATGGGAATGAACATTCAATTAGCACCGAATAACTTCAAGCATTATGGAAGCCCGTGAGTGGATTGACTGCCCAGTGGAGCAGCTACATAGCCCACGAGCCTCATTGTTAAGCAAGTTTTTATGTCATTAAAGGGGCACACCTGCAAGGCTTTTACTTGGCGTGTGTTTTCTTTTACATTTGCTTGGGGATCGTGACATAAATAAACATGCCATATTTTCCTACCCCTAGTTGCACGTACTCCTtcgcttcttttttcttctttttttttcttgctgcgaTAGTCCCGCAGTACGAGATTACTGCGAAGACTCGTACCTGATGATCGTATCTCACCGGAAACTCACGTGATCTTCATGTGAACCGACTCGACAAGAgagggagcgaaaaaaaaaaaaagacagcgagtTTTATCACAAAGTTCCAGTTGGCTGGCCGTCTGAAATCTCGCTGTTGACCTTGTGCAAACACTTCATAACGTGCTTGATCGAGTGCTTTTTGAGCTTTTCGGGATAAACATAGACGGAAGCAGGCCCAGCATTTATAAGGccacagtttctttttctttcttttttttttacagcgaagctgtgtattgctagggttccgtggatttttcatgTGCGTCGAGGAAATGGTTGTGatcgaagcttgtcgtgtgtctCTTCGGTGGTCCTCCTAACGAATTGCACTGACCAGTACCACGGTGTGCTCGCACCACTactggtcacacgcactgcagcagGCTCCGttgttccggttgagaaaatcaggttgaaacctggccgttgtACCGGGGATGTTGGCGCTAgggttgccgaggcgtgcaccaccattgtcgggttcctggaaggCAAGAACGCTGATGTTTGGcttcaacatcacgctcccgcaactcgtGGTTGGAGGCTCTTCTCTGACGtttcgcgctccctcaactcggggtccgttGCTCTTCGCTGACATCtcgccctcacgctagaatcggcacgtcgacgacgagccctttcccgagcgagttcattATGAATGGATTTTGATAAAGTTGCTTCAaatttaaatctgtccgttacgtgagccaatgaacggctcatacccccgtaaacgccgccTCCACATTACGATGCCAAAAGAAAAGTGAaagtctacgctggaatgattagcggcaatgtagccagctgtggaagcagacgacgacgacgaacgcgggagtagtggcacgagtgcgttccgagcacgagcacgagcacaaaccgaggggcgccaacgagccagctgcggaagaagtcgacgacgctcgagccaatgctgatgaatataattttgtgcgtacatggacgcTAGCGAAATCTGTGAGTTtaaggctgtgttccaatactcgctgTAGACGGCAAAATAGACGGCTAAGCGGACAGAGGCCATCTTAAGTCTTGTTCAAGTTCTCACGAAGACGTCGAAGAAGTCAGCTTCGCGAATACAGCATTGAAGTCAACagcgatgcaggctactttcctgtccaaacaataTGGCGCCTGAACAGGACACTTtaaaactcgacgggaaggtcaTGTGCTCACAAGACGACGTAGGCACGCTTTCCAATGCACTTAATATAAGTTACATCGTGCTTTTTATAGGTTTGCAGACGGAAAGagtaaaaatacaaaaataatgtGTGCTTTACTAAACCTTTTCTTGTCGTCGCCAGGCGGCATCACGTTGCAGAAGCGTCTTCCATACGTCTTCCAgacggttcgaaacgcgttcaATTACTTGGGCTCTCAACTGTCTCAGCTGTCTCCTTAGCTGCCTACGTAGACTGTCTGCGATGCTgaccagaattggaacacacccttaacaagcttcgcttgaaaatgtgggccggtcctggtgatagtgaagaaagggtcgGAGTGCAATGGCACATAGTAGTGTGGACTCCAGGACCTGTAAAGCTCCCGAACTACCCTCGTCACACCTGAGGCACAACGGTAAGAACTGAGGTTTTTGAAAATGTTTACATTTTCCGTGCGATGAAAATAATTGTTTCTTATTTGTAACGTTCCTTTATTCAAGGGGAGCCAGTGTCTGCGTGCTTCAGTGTGGTTGCAGtgtttgctttttgaagtttACTCACGTGGTGGCAGGACAAATCCACTGGGGAGAGTGTTCCCCTCGCCTGGATGCTACGTGCGTAGAGTAAACATAGTCTGAAGCCGCAATCGTTTCGCTGATTGCGAGCTTCTCGAATAGCCAGAGGTATAGCTCCTGCTGCAAAGTCGTTTCAGATCTCTGTCGTTACCTCGGTCCGAGGATCCGAGCGCACCGACGACGATTGCTTCGATGCTGACTCGCTGGTAGCGGCGCAAGCGGTACTCCTGTACGGGTTTTTACTTCTCCACTGTGGGTATTTGTGTGGGCGCAGGTCTGTCGGAGGGACTAAGAAATCACCCAAAGACAGAGAGCAACGAGTTTTTAACACGGACAGCAGACAAGGACCAGACGCACATAAAATAGAGAGAGTAAATGACACAAGCCGCACTATTGCGGATAATCCCAGTCTGGTGCTGTACCGCTCACAGTTCAGTTCCAATCGCCGTAGTGGTCACCCGCCCCTGCGGTGAGGTAGCGACGGCTGGGACGCAGCTGAGCCGCACGTCGCTGCTACAGTGACGGGAACCAGGGCGCAGCCCGGCGTCGACGGGTGACGAACGGCGATGACATCGTATAGGGCGGCCTATCTATGCCTAATCGGAGCCGGGGCGCAGCCCGGGCTCGACAGGGCAGGACGGCGCTGGACGCCGCAGCACAGCCCGCCTCAGGAACGCcagagagccggggcgaagcccgaGCACGGCAGGATCCGCTAGGTAGCACGGCCTCCAGGGACAGCGAACCGGGGCGAAGCCCGGTTTAACAGGGCCGGGATCGCTGACGTCGGGACTTGGCCCGCCGCTCGATCCGCAGAGCCCGGCGAGTGACCACCGTGCTGGccctgttgggactcgggtagcgctTGGGCCGGTGAACCTTCAGCCAAAAGGGATGAGTACGTTCGGGactaagagcgatagaaaaagagggtttattttacagtatttacagtggctccaaatatggaagcccactttaaagtctcagctcactacatgtctgagcacatatcaaaacacgtcaggacacaccactgcacccaaggtgtcctcttataaaacattcgtcttccctagttgacccgactagggaatgaGATGACCTtcatgcggccaatcagaggggtcgtattgttcactgaactccgcctcgaatgttgcaccttcgaagcaagaacgaggcaatccggaaagagggggttcacactccttccacgaaagtcggtgacttagtttctttcACCTCTCGGTGAAATGCGAAAAATGGCCTTTCCCTCAAGGAATCCTTTCACTAATGGCAAAGTTCCTACTTCAGGGGTGGTTGAAGTACATGTAAACGTCATATTCATGACTGGAATGGTTTCCCCGCTTTGAAGCACGACGTATTCCTTTCCTGGTATCCCGGTCTCGCTCGCTTCTACGGTCGACA
This Dermacentor silvarum isolate Dsil-2018 chromosome 6, BIME_Dsil_1.4, whole genome shotgun sequence DNA region includes the following protein-coding sequences:
- the LOC119455801 gene encoding LOW QUALITY PROTEIN: facilitated trehalose transporter Tret1-like (The sequence of the model RefSeq protein was modified relative to this genomic sequence to represent the inferred CDS: deleted 1 base in 1 codon), which produces MGLKAKRRPSSPPESLSCQFEKVPNTADVDLPTACSGTEKDARRRLYLTVATTYMASMSFGFSCTYSSPALPDIRKSIEFSASDSAWFGSLVTLGAVFGGLAGGQLVNLIGRRGTLFVAAAVFMAGWLCLMFAPSTTLLFVGRVLTGIAVGITALTVAVFISEISPSNIRGLLNTGANAILCVGILLTFFLGKFLSYRWLAAFCLVPSVIMALALFCVHESPSWLLQKGRRKAAIASLHFYQGPKIAEELSALDASLANQQPFTLADVTMPYIYKPFFCTLLPMFMQQASAVCVILFYAQDIFEDAGTSISADDCTIIVGALQVVVLFVATALTDRLGRKVLLIVSSSGSSASLALLGISFHLKATRGQVFLDSYGWLPLVAIAIFFVAYAMGLGPLPWVLLGEMIPLRARGFATGVCTAFLFALAFLVTKCYDDLVKLMTAAGTYWMFAGLLAVSLVLFIFIVPETKGKSLEEIELIFGKTDSSASLDTMDKDVEMNVK